The sequence below is a genomic window from Gemmatimonadaceae bacterium.
GCCACGCCCGCGCAGACGCGACGGCGGCTGCTCGCGGCCGCGCGGGAAGTGCATAAATGGGGGCTGACCAGCGTGCACGACGCCGGCGAGTCGCGCGGCACGATCGACTTGATCGAGTCCATGGCGGCGCAAGGCGACTTCGATCTGCGCACCTACATAATGATCTCGGCCGACACCGCGGACGAGCGGCACTACTTCAGCCGCGGGCTCGTGAACGGCGCGCACGGCAACCGCGTCTGGATCCGCTCCGTCAAGGTGTACGCCGACGGCGCGCTCGGCTCGCGCGGAGCCGCGCTGCTCGCGCCTTACGCCGACGACCCGGGCAACACCGGGCTGCTCGTCACTCCGCCCGAGCGCATTCAGAGTCTCGTGCACTCCGCGCTCGCCGCCGGCTTCCAGGTCGCGACGCACGCGATCGGCGACCGCGGCAACCGCATAGCGCTGGATGCGTACGAGGCGGGCCTCCGCCGCGCGCCGGCGCGCGATCACCGCTTCCGCGTGGAGCACGCGCAGGTGATCGCGCTCACTGACATTCCCCGGTTCGCGCGGCTCGGAGTCATCCCGTCCATGCAGGCGAGTCATCAGCGCAGCGATATGCGCTGGGCGGAGGAGCGGGTGGGACCGCAGCGGATCCGCGGCGCGTATGCCTGGAGGAAGCTGCTGCGGACCGGCGTGATCATTCCCAACGGCAGCGACGCGCCGGTGGAATCGGTGAATCCGCTCATCTCGTTCTACGCCGCCGTCACGCGGCAGGACGAGAGCGGCTACCCGCCCGGCGGCTGGTATCCCGCCGAGCGCATGACCAGGACCGAAGCATTGAAGGCGATGACGATCTGGCCGGCGTTCGCGGGCTTTCAGGAGTCGCTCATCGGCTCGATCAAGACGGGGAAGCTCGCGGACTTCACCGTGCTCGACCGCGACATAATGACGGTACCGGCGAATCAGATCCTCTCCGCCAACGTGGTCGCGACGTTCGTGGGCGGCCGCCAGGTGTACAGCCGCGCCGTCGCGCAGCAGGTGCGGCAACCTCCCGAGCCACGCATCCATCCGGAGCCGCTCTTTCCGCTGCTCCCGCCGGGATTCGCGCTGGATTCCGCCGCGGTCGTGAGCGCGGTGGAGCGCTTTCACGCCGCGCTCGCGGCCGGTGACAGCGCGGCCGCGCTGTCGTATCTGGACGGGGACGTCGTCGTGCTCGAGTCCGGCGGCGTGGAGACGCGCGAGGAGTACAGGTCGCACCATCTCCCGGCCGACATCGCGTTCGCGCGCGCCGTCCCGGCCAATCGCGGACCGATGCGCGTGCGCGTCGAGGGTAACGCCGCGTGGGTCTCGTCCACGAGCGTCATGCAGGGGCAGTTCAACGGCAGGGCGGTCAATTCCGCCGGCGCCGAGCTGATGGTGCTCCGGCGGACGGAAGCCGGCTGGAAGATCAGCGCGATTCACTGGTCGTCGCGGGCGAGGAGACCTTAGAAACGGTGACTAGTGACTAGTGACTGGTGACTAGTAAGGGCAGCGGGCGTTGATAAACCATGCACCAAAGGGAGCCATGACGAACCCGCGTTTCCCCATCGGCGAGTTTCAGCAGCCCGACAAGCTTTCTGAAGCCGAGCGCGTGGCGGCCATCGCGAAGATCGACGCGATGCCCGCGACGCTCCGCGCCGCGGTGGCAGGCATGTCCGACGCGCAG
It includes:
- a CDS encoding amidohydrolase family protein; translated protein: MNRLLLVSLASACIATGLRAQSPAELIVTADRIYTVEPGPHVHAVAISNGRFVYAGSRQGVERYRGPNTRSMDFPGAYIYPGLADAHAHISGLGTALERVRLDETRTYEEVIARVVERAAALPPGEWILGRGWDQTRWPVKDFPTHDALTRAVPNHPVVLTRVDGHALLANARAMELAGITAATRDPAGGRIVRDASGRPTGVFVDNAKNLVNRVVPRATPAQTRRRLLAAAREVHKWGLTSVHDAGESRGTIDLIESMAAQGDFDLRTYIMISADTADERHYFSRGLVNGAHGNRVWIRSVKVYADGALGSRGAALLAPYADDPGNTGLLVTPPERIQSLVHSALAAGFQVATHAIGDRGNRIALDAYEAGLRRAPARDHRFRVEHAQVIALTDIPRFARLGVIPSMQASHQRSDMRWAEERVGPQRIRGAYAWRKLLRTGVIIPNGSDAPVESVNPLISFYAAVTRQDESGYPPGGWYPAERMTRTEALKAMTIWPAFAGFQESLIGSIKTGKLADFTVLDRDIMTVPANQILSANVVATFVGGRQVYSRAVAQQVRQPPEPRIHPEPLFPLLPPGFALDSAAVVSAVERFHAALAAGDSAAALSYLDGDVVVLESGGVETREEYRSHHLPADIAFARAVPANRGPMRVRVEGNAAWVSSTSVMQGQFNGRAVNSAGAELMVLRRTEAGWKISAIHWSSRARRP